In the Candidatus Electrothrix sp. GW3-4 genome, one interval contains:
- a CDS encoding iron ABC transporter permease, giving the protein MCLLLLVAVVVSATMGFMQIPAATVLQLIGHAFSFSGKDAGFDPVVTAVVMDVRLPRILAAVLVGGMLALCGTVFQAILLNPLADPYTLGISSGAAFGASLVIVLQVVGLALPSTLSVPIFAFLGSIGTLFTVLALASEDRRLSSTSLILSGVIVAAILSAAIGFLKFIADEQVGIIIFWLMGSLSGISRQNILLLLPVALIGMAVCLFYSRDLNIMATGERAAATLGVNTVRLRWILLVTCSLMTALCVSVSGIIGFVGLIVPHLLRHLIGPDNRQLIILSTLGGGLLLLLADTVTRAVLPAEVPIGVLTALIGGPFFAYIFKKRQQENG; this is encoded by the coding sequence ATGTGTCTCCTCCTGCTTGTTGCTGTGGTTGTGTCAGCCACTATGGGGTTTATGCAGATCCCCGCAGCAACTGTTTTGCAGCTCATCGGACATGCTTTTTCTTTCAGCGGCAAGGATGCCGGATTTGATCCGGTGGTTACGGCAGTGGTTATGGATGTGCGTCTGCCCCGCATCTTGGCGGCAGTGCTGGTCGGGGGGATGCTGGCCCTCTGCGGCACGGTGTTTCAGGCTATTCTCCTTAATCCGCTGGCAGACCCCTACACTCTGGGGATTTCCTCAGGTGCGGCCTTTGGAGCCTCCCTGGTCATTGTCCTCCAGGTGGTTGGGCTGGCTCTGCCGTCAACGCTTTCTGTGCCGATCTTTGCCTTTTTGGGCAGTATCGGGACCCTGTTTACGGTCTTGGCCCTTGCCTCTGAAGACCGACGGCTTTCTTCAACCAGTCTGATCCTGTCTGGAGTGATTGTGGCGGCTATCCTGTCCGCAGCCATCGGGTTTCTGAAATTTATTGCTGACGAGCAAGTCGGTATTATTATTTTCTGGCTCATGGGCTCCCTTTCCGGAATTTCCCGCCAGAATATCCTCCTTCTCTTGCCTGTGGCCCTGATCGGCATGGCGGTTTGCCTGTTCTACAGCCGCGATTTGAATATCATGGCCACTGGAGAAAGGGCAGCCGCTACCCTTGGCGTGAATACGGTGCGTCTGCGCTGGATTCTTCTTGTCACCTGTTCCCTGATGACGGCGCTCTGTGTCTCGGTCTCGGGAATTATCGGTTTTGTTGGTTTGATTGTCCCTCATCTCCTTCGCCATCTTATCGGCCCGGATAATCGCCAGCTGATCATTCTCTCCACATTGGGTGGGGGGCTGCTTCTGCTCCTGGCCGATACCGTTACCAGGGCTGTGCTCCCGGCAGAGGTTCCCATCGGGGTTTTGACCGCCCTTATCGGTGGACCGTTCTTTGCTTATATCTTTAAAAAACGACAGCAGGAAAATGGCTAG
- a CDS encoding glycogen/starch/alpha-glucan phosphorylase: protein MSSVPEKDQRKKRINELKRAFAYNLFYRQGVSTRTATLNDYYLALSYTLRDRMQHLFVNSVETLQEKEPKIVCYLSAEFLTGPHLHNNLVNLGLYEDFAQATEESGLDLKAIIDHEEEPGLGNGGLGRLAACYLDSLSSLEIPAIGYGIRYEYGMFDQEIVNGWQKELSDRWLHPGNPWEIKKPVMACEVSFGGHTEIYHTEKGIRRIRWRPARVITGVPYDIPIPGYKVNTVNYLRLWSAESHSSFDFADFNTGDYYGAVEDKIQAETVTKVLYPNDEQFQGKKLRLEQQFFLVSCSLQDMIRLHLFRHDNLLNFHEYFQGQLNDTHPAVAVPELMRLLTDVHLYDWDVSWDITKKTLSYTNHTLLPEAMEKWSLALFGSLLPRHLEIIFELNRRFLDEVRIRYPGDDARLQRMSVIDETEPRSVRMVNLACMGAKTINGVAAMHTDLLRRHTLTDWDDMYPEKIRNVTNGVTPRRWIAVSNPRLTRLITEAIGERWMTDLDELCRLEKLAEDAPFLDAWRRVKEENKQDFSALIKSCDNINVDYRALFDVQVKRIHEYKRQHLNILHIITLYTRIKTDPNLEITPRLFVFGGKAAPGYFMAKRIIKLITSVANVVNNDPAVRDQLKVFFIPNYNVKIGHIVYPMANLSEQISLAGMEASGTGNMKFAMNGALTIGTLDGANVEIRKEVGEENFFLFGLNVEEVMELRKAGYSPLDYYHHNESLRAVIDLIDSGIFSSGDRELFKPIIDSLLHEDPYMLFADYQDYIDCQDRVSHLYADDNLWTKMSILSTARMGKFSSDRSIKEYCRKVWDIHPCPVKLKWQELPEDGVLFHPEETEEK, encoded by the coding sequence ATGAGTTCAGTTCCAGAAAAGGACCAACGAAAGAAGCGCATCAATGAGCTTAAGCGAGCTTTTGCCTATAACCTGTTTTACAGACAGGGCGTCAGCACAAGAACAGCGACCCTGAACGACTATTATCTTGCCCTCTCCTATACCCTGCGGGATCGAATGCAGCATCTTTTTGTCAACTCTGTTGAAACCCTGCAGGAAAAGGAGCCCAAAATCGTCTGCTACCTCTCAGCAGAGTTTCTCACAGGCCCCCATCTGCACAATAATCTGGTTAACCTCGGGCTGTACGAAGATTTTGCCCAAGCTACGGAGGAGAGTGGTCTTGATCTCAAGGCTATTATCGATCATGAGGAAGAGCCTGGCCTCGGGAATGGAGGACTTGGACGGCTGGCAGCCTGCTACCTCGACTCCCTTTCCTCCCTGGAAATACCAGCCATTGGCTACGGTATTCGTTATGAGTACGGCATGTTTGACCAAGAGATTGTCAACGGCTGGCAAAAAGAACTCAGCGACCGCTGGTTGCATCCCGGCAACCCCTGGGAGATAAAAAAACCGGTTATGGCCTGTGAGGTTAGCTTTGGGGGACATACAGAGATATATCATACAGAAAAAGGTATTCGCCGGATTCGTTGGCGACCTGCACGGGTCATCACCGGGGTTCCCTATGATATCCCCATTCCTGGCTATAAAGTCAACACGGTAAACTACCTGCGTCTTTGGAGCGCTGAGTCACACTCATCCTTTGATTTTGCCGATTTTAACACCGGAGATTATTACGGGGCCGTGGAAGATAAAATCCAGGCAGAGACGGTCACCAAGGTACTCTATCCCAATGACGAGCAGTTTCAGGGCAAAAAGCTGCGCCTGGAACAGCAGTTTTTCCTCGTTTCCTGCTCATTACAGGATATGATCCGCCTGCATCTTTTTCGGCACGACAACCTGCTCAACTTTCACGAATATTTCCAAGGACAACTCAATGACACCCACCCGGCAGTTGCTGTACCTGAGTTGATGCGGCTCTTAACGGATGTGCATCTCTACGACTGGGATGTTTCTTGGGATATTACCAAAAAGACCCTTAGCTACACAAATCACACCCTCCTGCCTGAGGCGATGGAAAAATGGTCTTTGGCTCTGTTTGGCAGCCTGTTACCACGCCATCTGGAAATTATCTTTGAGCTGAATCGTCGTTTTCTTGACGAAGTCCGGATCAGATATCCCGGTGACGATGCACGGCTACAACGGATGTCCGTCATTGATGAGACGGAGCCACGATCTGTTCGCATGGTCAATCTTGCCTGTATGGGGGCCAAGACCATTAACGGAGTTGCAGCTATGCACACAGACCTTCTCCGGAGACATACCCTGACAGACTGGGATGACATGTATCCCGAAAAAATCCGTAACGTTACCAACGGGGTTACCCCACGTCGCTGGATAGCGGTCAGCAACCCTCGTCTTACCCGATTGATCACCGAAGCCATCGGTGAACGATGGATGACAGATCTGGATGAACTTTGCAGACTGGAAAAACTCGCTGAGGATGCACCCTTTTTAGATGCCTGGCGACGGGTTAAGGAAGAAAATAAACAGGATTTTTCAGCACTGATTAAATCTTGCGATAATATCAACGTTGATTACAGAGCCCTCTTTGATGTCCAGGTCAAGAGAATTCACGAATACAAACGACAGCACCTCAACATCTTACACATCATCACCCTGTACACTCGGATTAAGACTGATCCCAATCTTGAAATAACCCCTCGTCTTTTTGTCTTTGGCGGTAAAGCAGCGCCTGGTTATTTCATGGCCAAGCGAATCATCAAGCTCATCACCTCGGTAGCCAACGTGGTGAATAACGACCCCGCAGTACGCGACCAACTCAAGGTTTTCTTTATACCAAATTATAATGTAAAGATAGGCCATATTGTCTATCCCATGGCCAACCTCTCTGAGCAGATTTCACTCGCCGGGATGGAGGCCTCTGGTACAGGCAATATGAAATTTGCCATGAACGGAGCCTTGACCATAGGAACCCTTGACGGAGCCAATGTAGAAATCCGGAAGGAGGTAGGAGAAGAAAACTTTTTTCTGTTCGGTCTCAATGTCGAGGAGGTCATGGAGCTGCGTAAAGCCGGTTACAGCCCGCTGGACTATTATCATCATAACGAATCGTTGCGAGCAGTCATCGATCTGATCGACTCAGGAATTTTCAGCTCCGGTGACAGGGAGCTATTCAAACCGATTATCGATAGCCTCCTTCACGAGGATCCGTACATGCTTTTTGCCGACTATCAGGATTATATCGACTGCCAGGATCGCGTCAGCCACCTGTATGCAGATGACAATCTCTGGACCAAAATGTCGATTCTGAGCACCGCTCGAATGGGAAAATTTTCTTCAGATCGCTCGATAAAAGAATACTGCCGAAAAGTGTGGGATATCCACCCCTGCCCTGTTAAACTGAAATGGCAGGAATTACCTGAGGACGGGGTACTCTTTCACCCAGAAGAAACTGAGGAAAAATAA
- a CDS encoding polyprenyl synthetase family protein produces the protein MKEKKTVPADVGKAFLLEVIQRHAARTEEAVLLDLESALSDNDPLLLEVLKYSLLKGGKRLRPVLAILSSRVCGRDDDNLYLLAATFEYLHAGSLIHDDVIDHAENRRGKESVVKKYGMAAAILAGDWLHARCMHLIGTLAGQQGLDIVCNATQSMVDGEFLQLRYAANSAVTEEQYRSVVLRKTARLMSATCEIGALYGHANPTQQSALARYGEKIGIAFQIVDDLLDYLGDEQATGKVVGNDFIEGKMTLPLIHALAHASDAERAELITAVEHTPRDSDGCARARQLMRAAESFAFSRQRACQEIEEGLAALSCFAHKEHQESLAVLEQLAGYILRRDR, from the coding sequence TTGAAAGAAAAAAAGACAGTTCCAGCAGATGTTGGTAAAGCCTTTCTGCTTGAAGTGATACAGCGGCATGCAGCACGAACTGAGGAGGCAGTGCTGCTGGACCTGGAATCAGCGCTTTCCGATAATGATCCGCTGCTCCTTGAGGTGCTGAAATATTCTCTGCTTAAGGGGGGGAAAAGGCTGCGTCCTGTCTTGGCGATTTTGAGTTCAAGGGTCTGTGGAAGGGATGATGATAACCTTTACCTGTTGGCGGCGACTTTTGAGTATTTGCATGCAGGATCCCTGATTCATGATGACGTGATTGATCATGCTGAAAACCGGCGCGGCAAGGAATCGGTCGTAAAAAAGTATGGGATGGCTGCTGCCATCCTTGCCGGTGACTGGCTTCATGCCCGCTGTATGCATCTTATTGGCACCTTAGCTGGTCAACAGGGGCTGGATATAGTGTGCAATGCAACCCAGTCCATGGTGGATGGTGAATTCCTTCAGCTGCGTTACGCAGCAAATTCAGCTGTGACCGAAGAGCAGTACCGTTCCGTAGTGCTGCGTAAGACTGCACGCCTGATGAGCGCTACCTGTGAAATAGGTGCCTTGTACGGCCACGCCAATCCAACGCAGCAGAGTGCCTTGGCCCGGTACGGGGAAAAGATTGGTATCGCCTTTCAGATTGTTGATGATCTCCTTGACTATCTGGGAGACGAGCAGGCGACTGGTAAGGTGGTGGGCAATGATTTTATCGAGGGGAAGATGACCCTTCCCCTGATTCATGCCCTTGCTCATGCCTCGGACGCAGAGAGGGCAGAGTTGATAACGGCCGTAGAACATACACCGAGAGACAGCGATGGATGCGCGAGGGCACGCCAGCTCATGAGGGCAGCTGAGAGCTTTGCCTTTTCCCGTCAAAGGGCTTGTCAGGAAATAGAAGAGGGGCTGGCCGCATTATCTTGTTTTGCTCACAAAGAGCACCAGGAAAGTTTGGCTGTGCTAGAGCAACTTGCCGGATATATTCTGCGTCGGGATCGCTAA
- a CDS encoding ABC transporter substrate-binding protein, with amino-acid sequence MLKHILIALLFSCLLAVPAFGEPIIDNDGKVVQLNKSCQRIISLYAAHTRNLIDMGAGEQIVAVGRSDKQLPDLPTLSFRDDPERLLALKPDLVLIRPMLSRSYPQMVERLEENGVTVVSLQPTSVDEMFRYWENLGVLSGHQDEASQMIARFGTGLVEINRQVERIPAAKRKKVYFESIHKRMKTFAPESMAMFVLESAGGINVAADAVQVRKSNIAEYGKERILAKAKMIDVFLAQEGRMNKVTAEIIRNEPGFQVIKAVQENQVFLVDEKLVSRPTLGLLEGIRRVLDILYPVQIAPEKKEREEGK; translated from the coding sequence ATGCTGAAACATATTCTTATTGCTCTCCTGTTTTCTTGCCTGCTGGCTGTCCCTGCCTTTGGAGAGCCGATCATTGATAATGACGGCAAGGTGGTCCAGCTGAATAAGTCCTGTCAACGGATCATTTCTCTGTATGCTGCCCATACCCGTAACCTGATCGACATGGGGGCAGGGGAGCAAATTGTGGCAGTAGGGCGCAGTGATAAGCAACTGCCTGATCTGCCTACGCTCAGTTTTCGGGATGACCCGGAACGTCTGTTGGCCCTGAAGCCGGATCTTGTTCTGATCCGTCCCATGCTCAGCCGTTCTTATCCGCAAATGGTGGAACGTCTAGAGGAGAATGGTGTGACAGTGGTTTCGTTGCAACCCACCTCTGTGGATGAAATGTTCCGATACTGGGAGAACCTCGGTGTCCTGAGCGGGCACCAGGATGAGGCTTCACAGATGATTGCCCGCTTCGGGACCGGGCTTGTGGAGATCAACCGACAGGTGGAACGCATTCCTGCTGCAAAGAGGAAAAAGGTCTATTTTGAATCCATCCATAAGCGGATGAAGACCTTTGCCCCGGAGTCTATGGCGATGTTTGTTCTGGAATCCGCAGGGGGGATTAACGTGGCTGCGGACGCTGTTCAGGTACGCAAGAGTAATATTGCGGAGTACGGGAAGGAGCGTATCCTGGCTAAGGCAAAAATGATTGATGTTTTTCTGGCTCAGGAAGGGCGGATGAACAAGGTCACTGCGGAGATAATTCGTAATGAGCCTGGGTTTCAGGTTATTAAAGCGGTACAGGAAAATCAGGTTTTTCTGGTTGATGAGAAGCTGGTGTCGCGACCAACTTTGGGCTTGCTTGAGGGAATCAGAAGGGTTTTAGATATCCTCTACCCCGTCCAGATAGCTCCTGAGAAGAAGGAGAGGGAAGAGGGGAAGTGA
- a CDS encoding ABC transporter ATP-binding protein, which translates to MDRIASDILWQLEQVAFSYKDQPVLAGIDLTLSAGKCYGILGPNGSGKTTLLDLLCGLAVAEKGEISYRETLLKQWQARELAKRVALVPQDFQVRFGFSVREVVEMGRHPHLGRFSSLTEQGHALVDAVMEEMGVAGFAARSVTRLSGGEKQRVAVARALVQDPEVLLLDEATSNLDIYHSLSILALIRHRVVEQGLTVVAAIHDLNLAAYFCDELIFLKNGRIICQGPTEEVLRPEVIEEVYGVEAQVRKESFSACYQVSYRLPAA; encoded by the coding sequence GTGGATAGAATTGCTTCTGATATCCTCTGGCAGTTGGAGCAGGTCGCGTTCTCCTACAAGGATCAGCCCGTCTTAGCCGGAATAGATCTTACCCTGTCTGCCGGGAAATGTTACGGTATCCTCGGGCCGAACGGCAGCGGCAAGACCACTCTGCTTGATCTGCTCTGTGGTCTGGCTGTCGCAGAGAAAGGGGAAATCAGCTATCGCGAAACCCTGCTCAAACAATGGCAGGCGCGGGAACTGGCCAAACGGGTTGCTTTGGTGCCCCAGGATTTCCAGGTTCGCTTTGGTTTCTCTGTGCGGGAAGTGGTGGAGATGGGGCGTCATCCCCATCTCGGTCGATTCTCCTCCCTGACTGAACAGGGGCATGCCTTGGTTGATGCGGTGATGGAGGAAATGGGCGTGGCCGGATTTGCGGCTCGTTCGGTAACCCGGCTGTCTGGTGGGGAAAAGCAGCGGGTCGCTGTGGCTCGGGCCCTGGTCCAGGACCCGGAGGTGCTGCTCCTTGATGAGGCCACCTCGAATCTGGATATTTATCATTCCCTGTCCATCCTGGCCCTGATTCGTCATCGGGTTGTGGAGCAGGGCCTGACCGTGGTTGCTGCAATTCATGACCTCAATCTGGCAGCATATTTCTGTGATGAATTAATTTTTTTGAAAAACGGGCGGATTATCTGCCAAGGGCCGACTGAGGAGGTACTGCGTCCTGAGGTCATAGAGGAGGTCTATGGCGTGGAAGCGCAGGTGCGGAAGGAAAGCTTTTCCGCTTGCTATCAGGTAAGTTACAGGCTGCCAGCTGCATGA
- a CDS encoding sirohydrochlorin cobaltochelatase yields MKLRSLFLAMIVLLCSAKAPLASEGWKVKHKNAIVLAMFGTTVEPALQGLLNIRTKMMEKYPETPVKIAFTSNIIRKKWQGRAEDPAYSKAHPEIPEDVLHVKTVLATIADLQNIGYDTIVIQPTHIAMGEEFLDLGTYVESLMHLGTVKKEKYKPFHKVVLGRPALGTYGLKHPYAEDITAAAEALAADAELAAKERAALVYMGHGNAHFPSGGAYLELADRMRELYPEVTTLIGNVEGFPSLEDVIDKLKMRGVKKVMLKPCMVVAGDHAMNDMAGTDPEEPSWQMILEKEGFEVVPVKRGLGELDAFAEIFVRHASDATADAEIVMK; encoded by the coding sequence ATGAAGTTACGTTCGTTGTTTCTGGCTATGATCGTGCTGCTGTGCAGCGCAAAAGCTCCTCTGGCAAGTGAGGGATGGAAGGTGAAGCATAAAAACGCCATTGTTTTGGCCATGTTCGGCACAACAGTCGAGCCTGCTCTGCAAGGATTGCTGAATATCCGCACCAAGATGATGGAGAAGTACCCGGAGACCCCGGTGAAAATTGCCTTCACCTCCAATATCATCCGCAAGAAATGGCAGGGACGGGCTGAGGACCCCGCCTATAGCAAGGCGCATCCAGAAATCCCGGAAGATGTCCTACATGTGAAAACCGTACTGGCCACCATTGCCGACCTGCAAAACATCGGCTACGACACCATAGTCATTCAGCCCACCCACATCGCTATGGGCGAAGAATTTCTTGACCTCGGCACCTATGTGGAGAGTCTGATGCATCTCGGTACGGTAAAAAAAGAAAAATATAAACCTTTTCATAAGGTCGTGCTCGGGCGCCCTGCCTTGGGTACCTACGGTTTGAAACATCCCTATGCCGAAGATATCACAGCTGCGGCAGAGGCTCTGGCTGCGGATGCCGAGCTGGCAGCCAAGGAAAGGGCAGCCCTGGTCTACATGGGACACGGTAATGCGCATTTTCCCTCTGGAGGGGCCTACCTTGAGCTTGCCGACCGGATGCGGGAGCTCTACCCTGAGGTGACCACCCTGATCGGTAATGTAGAGGGCTTTCCTTCGCTTGAGGATGTGATTGATAAGCTGAAAATGCGCGGCGTGAAAAAGGTGATGCTCAAGCCCTGCATGGTCGTGGCCGGAGATCACGCCATGAATGATATGGCTGGCACCGATCCAGAGGAACCGTCCTGGCAGATGATTCTGGAAAAGGAAGGCTTCGAAGTTGTCCCGGTGAAGAGAGGGCTTGGTGAGCTGGATGCCTTTGCGGAGATCTTTGTCCGGCATGCCAGTGATGCCACCGCAGATGCGGAAATTGTGATGAAATAA